The Sander vitreus isolate 19-12246 chromosome 5, sanVit1, whole genome shotgun sequence genome includes a region encoding these proteins:
- the piwil2 gene encoding piwi-like protein 2 → MDQKKPPDLGSMSSMPWLGRREGLQPQDPAVGRSRGLLLSPEGPNIGRARGFPTLGDTPQGRGVTLPVIEPVVGRARGLLFPAAEPKVGVARGAIMPSLETRHRPMAPHETQKQHQTVETSASTTKEVDLPTFGERSSLVSMFRGMGIEPSMTSWGRGTPPVGRGAAGDLGDAKLQGTPIGVISSPESFGQLEEVMGRGSSFHGRGLSPQTMVGLGRAAMPHLGVGRVRQLPLSPGRVESVSEACEQQAVLHTQTSPSGTVPLLPTTQEVMDLSAVAPAKRELKMEAVREPPNKAGTKGALINIGSNHITIRCKNEAVYQYHVTFTPNVESVAMRFGMMKDHRSATGEVIAFDGSILFLPVKLKDVVVLKSVRRTDNEEIQLQIQMTKILPPNSDLCIPFYNVVLRRVMKIIGLKLVGRNHYDPESAVILGKHRLQVWPGYSTGIKRTDGGLYLNVDVSHKVLRNDSVLNIMNMLYQQSKENFRDECTKELIGSIVITRYNNRTYRIDAIEWNKSPKDTFTLMDGTETTFVEYYSKNYGITIKEMDQPLLMHRPKERAKPGGKQIITGEILLVPELSFMTGIPDKMRKDFRAMKDLTMHINVSGEQHTHSIKQLLKNISANPESQKELSRWGLDIDSEVLMTKGRILPLETICLQSSSFTTGADVSWSREVVRDPSISSIPLNIWSIFYPRRCAEQAEELVSIFNKVAGPIGFRLERPIRVELKDDRTETYVKSIHSQLTSEPNMQLVVCILVGNREDLYSAIKKLCCVKNPIPSQAINVRTISQPQKLRSVAQKILLQINSKLGGELWTVNVPLKHLMVVGVDVHHDTSKAHQSVMGFVASVNSSLTRWYSRVTFQTPTEELINGFRVCLLAALQKYYEVNHNLPEKIVVYRDGVSDGQLKMVEQYEIPQLIKCFETFPSYEPKLVFIVVQKRISTTLYSFAANNIGTPPPGTVLDHTLTQQDWTDFFLMAHSIRQGCGIPTHYISLYNTANLSPDHLQRLTFKMCHLYWNWPGTIRVPAPCKYAHKLAYLSGQYLHSEPAIQLSDKLFFL, encoded by the exons ATGGATCAAAAGAAACCTCCTGATCTCGGTAGTATGTCGAGCATGCCTTGGTTGGGACGCAGAGAAGGACTACAGCCTCAGGACCCGGCTGTAGGGCGCAGTAGAGGGCTGCTGCTCTCTCCCGAAGGGCCTAATATAGGACGAGCCAGAGGTTTCCCCACTCTTGGCGATACCCCACAAGGGCGGGGAGTAACTTTACCCGTTATTGAACCTGTGGTTGGCCGAGCTAGAGGGCTGCTCTTCCCAGCAGCTGAACCAAAGGTAGGGGTGGCAAGAGGTGCCATCATGCCTAGTCTGGAGACTCGGCACAGACCGATGGCTCCACATGAAACCCAGAAGCAACACCAAACAGTGGAGACCTCTGCTTCAACAACAAAAGAG GTTGACCTGCCTACCTTTGGTGAAAGATCATCACTGGTCTCAATGTTCAGGGGGATGGGCATTGAGCCATCAATGACCTCATGGGGAAGAGGAACACCACCAGTag GAAGAGGAGCAGCTGGAGATTTGGGTGATGCAAAGCTGCAAGGTACCCCCATAGGTGTCATCAGCAGCCCAGAAAGCTTCGGCCAACTTGAAGAGGTTATGGGCAGAGGCAGCAG TTTCCATGGCCGAGGTTTGTCCCCTCAGACGATGGTAGGGCTTGGAAGAGCAGCGATGCCTCACCTTGGAGTAGGAAGAGTACGCCAGCTACCTCTTTCTCCTGGTCGTGTTGAGTCTGTTTCTGAAGCCTGTGAGCAACAAGCAGTCCTACACACTCAGACTTCCCCCTCAG GAACCGTGCCCCTGTTGCCCACCACTCAAGAAGTGATGGATCTTTCTGCTGTTGCACCAGCAAAGAGGGAGCTGAAAATGGAGGCAGTCCG TGAGCCACCTAATAAGGCTGGAACAAAAGGAGCTCTTATAAATATTGGCTCAAACCACATCACGATTCGTTGCAAGAATGAAGCTGTTTATCAGTACCATGTTACATTCAC tccaaatgttgaatCAGTGGCAATGCGTTTTGGCATGATGAAAGATCACCGTTCAGCGACAGGGGAAGTAATAGCTTTTGATGGCTCTATACTCTTTCTGCCTGTTAAACTGAAAGAC GTGGTTGTTCTCAAGAGTGTGAGACGAACCGATAACGAGGAAATACAACTCCAAATCCAGATGACAAAGATTTTGCCACCCAACTCGGATCTATGCATTCCATTCTACAATGTGGTGCTCAGGAG ggTAATGAAAATCATCGGGCTGAAGCTGGTGGGTCGAAATCATTACGATCCAGAAAGCGCAGTCATTCTTGGAAAACATCG gCTGCAAGTGTGGCCAGGTTATTCAACCGGCATCAAGCGCACAGATGGAGGCCTGTACCTGAATGTGGATGTGTCTCACAAAGTCCTGCGGAATGACTCTGTGCTGAATATCAT GAACATGCTGTATCAACAGAGCAAAGAGAACTTCAGAGACGAATGCACCAAAGAGCTCATTGGCAGCATCGTCATCACCCGCTACAACAACCGCACCTACCGCATTGATGCCATTGAGTGGAACAAGTCACCCAAAGACACCTTCACTTTGATGGATGGCACAGAAACCACCTTTGTTGAATACTACAG CAAGAACTATGGGATTACCATCAAAGAGATGGACCAACCTCTACTCATGCATCGGCCAAAGGAGAGGGCTAAGCCAGGAGGGAAG CAAATCATTACTGGAGAGATCCTTTTAGTACCAGAGCTTTCCTTCATGACAGGAATCCCAGACAAAATGAGGAAGGACTTCAGAGCTATGAAG GACCTGACCATGCACATCAATGTGAGCGGTGAGCAGCACACCCACTCAATCAAACAGCTTCTGAAGAACATCAGCGCTAACCCTGAGAGTCAGAAGGAGCTCAGCCGATGGGGACTGGACATTGACTCAGAAGTCCTGATG ACTAAAGGTAGAATTCTTCCTCTAGAAACCATATGTCTACAGTCATCATCCTTTACCACTGGTGCTGATGTATCCTGGTCCAGAGAGGTTGTTAGGGATCCTTCAATCAGCTCT ATCCCATTGAACATCTGGTCCATCTTCTACCCTCGCCGCTGTGCAGAGCAGGCTGAAGAGCTGGTTTCCATCTTCAACAAGGTGGCCGGACCTATTGGGTTTCGACTGGAGCGACCCATTCGTGTGGAGCTGAAGGACGATCGCACTGAGACTTACGTCAAGAGCATCCACTCTCAGCTGACCAGTGAG CCCAATATGCAGCTCGTAGTGTGCATCCTGGTCGGCAACAGAGAAGATCTCTACAGTGCCATCAAGAAGCTTTGCTGTGTCAAAAATCCCATCCCATCCCAG GCCATCAATGTCCGCACCATATCCCAGCCACAGAAGTTAAGAAGTGTTGCCCAAAAGATACTCCTGCAGATAAACAGCAAGTTAGGAGGAGAGCTATGGACTGTCAATGTCCCTCTG AAACACTTGATGGTGGTGGGAGTTGATGTCCACCATGACACCAGCAAGGCACATCAATCAGTCATGGGCTTTGTCGCAAGTGTGAACAG CTCACTGACCCGCTGGTACTCCAGAGTAACTTTCCAGACACCCACTGAGGAACTGATCAATGGCTTCAGAGTTTGTTTACTGGCTGCACTGCAGAAGTACTACGAG GTGAACCATAACTTGCCAGAGAAGATCGTGGTATATCGGGATGGTGTGTCAGATGGTCAGCTAAAGATGGTGGAGCAGTACGAGATCCCACAGTTGATCAAATGCTTTGAGACTTTCCCCAGCTATGAGCCCAAGCTGGTCTTCATTGTGGTCCAAAAGCGCATCAGCACCACCCTCTACTCATTTGCTGCAAACAACATTGGCACACCTCCACCTGGAACTGTTCTGGATCACACCCTTACTCAGCAAGACTG gacggatttttttttaatggcacatTCCATTCGCCA